Proteins co-encoded in one Papaver somniferum cultivar HN1 chromosome 5, ASM357369v1, whole genome shotgun sequence genomic window:
- the LOC113278706 gene encoding uncharacterized protein LOC113278706 — protein sequence MAAIHFDSQVDPWYLNYQQGSFNKLSQTSTLEDYYDKWEHYKSYTVANNPALHESFYTLSFIRGLNKEIRIVVKMFKPADTSTAFYLARLQQASLHPQPKPFKSFPRPFTPTLLSVSHPPSTIKPFFSSPSTSFKCTGTSPPPIVTHPLTPTKHSPDSTLPPVKRLTHTQMQVRKDKGLCYNSDEFYRHGHKCKTQQLFMLIADDEQDEQGDLYNDEVSDASHSGGDSPIEISLHALTWTTTHETIKIYGHLNKHHVTVLIDTGSTHSFIDATLISKLGLHVSPTGHMLVTVANGDNTISQGICHNLTWEMQGYQFSANLRALPLGGCDIVLGDDWLRQLGDVLFNFALLCISFLHQGKPTGLPPSRPLDHKIPLKTGSKPTSQRPYKCPYIHKSLFESLVSEMLSNGIIQKSHSPFAAPILLVKKKDGTWRFCVDYRKLNDIAVKDKFPIPLIEELLDELNGSVVFSKIDLRSGYYQIRLYAPDIYKTAFRTHHDHFEFRVMSFGLTNAPATFQTLINEPQLEYLGHIISASGVPADPEKIATMVNWPKTQTIKQLR from the exons ATGGCTGCCATACACTTCGATTCTCAGGTTGATCCCTGGTATCTCAACTATCAACAAGGAAGTTTTAATAAATTGTCCCAAACAAGCACATTAGAAGACTATTATGATAAATGGGAACATTATAAGAGCTACACGGTAGCTAACAATCCAGCTCTTCATGAGAGTTTTTATACACTGAGTTTCATTAGAGGGTTGAATAAGGAAATACGTATTGTTGTGAAAATGTTTAAACCAGCTGATACTTCCACAGCTTTTTATCTGGCTAGATTACAGCAAGCTTCACTACATCCACAACCTAAACCATTCAAATCATTCCCTAGACCATTTACACCTACACTGTTATCTGTTTCACACCCTCCCTCTACTATCAAACCatttttctcttctccttctACATCCTTCAAATGCACAGGTACTTCACCACCACCTATTGTAACACACCCACTCACCCcaacaaaacattcaccagattcCACTCTTCCTCCTGTGAAACGATTAACCCATACTCAAATGCAAGTTCGCAAGGACAAAGGGTTGTGCTATAATTCTGACGAATTCTATAGACATGGTCATAAATGCAAAACTCAACAGTTGTTCATGTTGATTGCTGATGATGAACAAGATGAGCAAGGAGACTTGTACAATGATGAAGTTAGTGATGCATCTCATTCGGGTGGAGACTCCCCAATTGAGATTTCCTTACATGCCTTAACATGGACCACTACTCATGAGACAATCAAGATATATGGTCATCTTAACAAGCATCATGTGACTGTTCTTATTGATACAGGCAGTACACATAGCTTTATTGATGCAACATTGATTTCGAAGTTGGGTCTACATGTATCTCCTACTGGACACATGCTGGTTACAGTTGCAAATGGGGATAACACAATAAGTCAAGGCATCTGTCACAACCTCACTTGGGAGATGCAAGGCTATCAATTTTCAGCTAACTTACGGGCCTTACCTTTaggtggatgtgacattgtattgGGAGATGACTGGCTTCGCCAACTTGGTGATGTTCTTTTCAACTTTGCTCTCTTGTGCATTTCCTTTCTTCACCAGGGCA AGCCAACTGGCCTTCCTCCATCTAGACCCCTTGATCATAAAATACCTCTCAAAACTGGCTCAAAACCTACTTCTCAACGGCCTTATAAATGCCCCTACATTCATAAGTCTTTATTTGAATCCTTAGTTTCTGAAATGTTATCCAATGGTATCATCCAAAAGAGCCATAGTCCATTTGCTGCTCCTATCCTCTTAGTCAAAAAGAAGGATGGCACTTGGCGTTTTTGTGTTGATTATCGCAAACTGAATGACATTGCAGTTAAAGATAAATTCCCAATACCACTTATTGAGGAACTTTTAGATGAGTTGAATGGGTCTGTAGTATTTTCCAAGATTGATCTGCGTTCAGGTTATTATCAAATACGGCTTTATGCACCTGACATCTACAAAACTGCTTTTCGCACCCACCACGACCATTTTGAGTTCAGGGTAATGTCATTTGGGCTTACTAACGCCCCTGCAACTTTCCAGACCCTCATTAATGAG CCACAGCTAGAATACCTTGGTCATATTATCTCTGCAAGTGGTGTTCCTGCTGACCCTGAAAAGATTGCAACCATGGTCAATTGGCCAAAAACTCAAACCATTAAACAACTCCGATGA